The following proteins are encoded in a genomic region of Cryptomeria japonica chromosome 11, Sugi_1.0, whole genome shotgun sequence:
- the LOC131051327 gene encoding xanthotoxin 5-hydroxylase CYP82C4 has translation MELTTLSWPVILVGAATIYVALILLKSLASNKTSFPLPPGPRALPVIGHFHLLFDKTRPIHQILATMAKRYGPVLQVKFGSKPVLVISSAELARECFTLNDKALASKPVLSQGKHLGYNYSMVAWAPYGPYWRTARKVCVVELLSPKRIQSFAHNRMQQLRKGVNTMFQQAQQESSVNMKRFFSQLNFKTLMSMIINEKYFGEASGVSEEIVSEAIEESFVYHGCVNIGDYIPWLKWLDLQGYEKAMIRVQTQIDLFMQKILEKHREKGSKDGEEAEDFVDVLIQQADLNAQAIPDKDEFIKATTGIMFSAGSDTLSVAMEWALSLLLQHPHAMKKVQEELDSKVGRNRLVEDSDIPQLKYLQAIVRESLRLHPSAPLLSVHESVEDCKVGGYHIPAGTMLFVNAWAIHRDPKLWDKPLEFMPERFMDREIDVYNIQMKADDSEIIPFGAGRRGCPGAVLAMNMVQLTLATFLHSFEWSIPAGKVIDMNEGVGLTMPRVVPLEATVKPRLSHHLY, from the exons ATGGAGCTAACAACATTGTCATGGCCTGTTATTCTGGTAGGAGCTGCAACAATTTATGTTGCACTCATTCTACTAAAAAGCCTTGCAAGTAATAAGACCAGTTTCCCACTCCCTCCAGGCCCCAGAGCTCTTCCTGTAATAGGCCactttcatcttctctttgataaaACCAGGCCAATTCACCAGATTCTAGCAACAATGGCAAAACGCTATGGACCTGTTCTGCAGGTCAAATTTGGTAGCAAGCCCGTTTTGGTTATAAGCTCTGCAGAATTAGCAAGAGAATGTTTTACACTGAATGACAAGGCTTTGGCATCAAAACCCGTTCTTTCACAAGGTAAGCATTTGGGCTACAATTATTCTATGGTTGCTTGGGCTCCTTATGGCCCCTATTGGAGAACTGCTAGAAAAGTTTGTGTGGTTGAGCTTTTATCTCCCAAAAGAATCCAGTCTTTTGCCCACAATAGAATGCAACAACTTCGCAAAGGAGTGAATACTATGTTTCAGCAGGCTCAGCAGGAGAGTAGTGTTAACATGAAAAGGTTTTTCTCCCAATTGAATTTTAAGACTCTCATGTCTATGATTATCAATGAGAAGTATTTTGGAGAGGCCTCAGGGGTTTCAGAAGAGATTGTATCTGAGGCGATTGAAGAATCCTTTGTGTATCATGGGTGTGTGAATATTGGGGATTATATTCCCTGGTTGAAGTGGCTTGATTTGCAAGGGTATGAGAAGGCTATGATAAGGGTACAAACACAAATAGACTTGtttatgcagaaaatattggagAAGCACAGGGAGAAAGGATCAAAAGATGGGGAAGAGGCGGAAGACTTTGTTGATGTGCTCATTCAACAGGCAGATTTGAATGCCCAAGCAATTCCCGATAAAGATGAATTCATTAAGGCAACTACTGGT ATTATGTTCAGTGCAGGTTCTGATACACTTTCAGTTGCCATGGAATGGGCATTGTCATTGTTATTACAACATCCACATGCAATGAAGAAGGTACAAGAGGAACTTGATTCTAAAGTTGGACGCAATAGACTGGTTGAGGATTCAGACATACCCCAGCTAAAATACTTGCAAGCAATCGTGAGAGAGAGCTTGCGCCTTCACCCATCAGCACCTTTGCTCTCTGTACATGAATCTGTTGAGGATTGCAAAGTGGGAGGCTATCATATTCCTGCAGGAACAATGCTATTTGTGAATGCATGGGCAATTCATAGGGACCCAAAATTGTGGGACAAACCACTAGAGTTTATGCCAGAGCGTTTTATGGATAGGGAGATAGACGTGTACAACATACAAATGAAAGCTGATGACTCAGAGATAATTCCATTTGGGGCAGGGAGAAGAGGATGCCCAGGTGCTGTATTGGCAATGAATATGGTGCAACTGACTCTTGCAACTTTCTTACATAGCTTTGAGTGGTCTATTCCAGCTGGAAAAGTTATTGACATGAACGAAGGGGTTGGCTTGACAATGCCAAGGGTGGTACCTCTGGAGGCTACCGTCAAACCTCGTCTCTCCCATCACCTATACTAG